A single region of the Thermoanaerobacterium aotearoense genome encodes:
- a CDS encoding LiaF transmembrane domain-containing protein codes for MGRKIIGIVLILLGLIYLNDNLGLLSRYGISLDMSNIWPLFILIPGIMMEVSYLKQRKNPEILVPGGILTSMGIIFYFDIFTNWIYSEYTWPLYILSVAIGLFQLYIVSRDFVLMGLVMVITATVILSYTSILYNQFSIVWLNPNLIISIMIILSGLALVIRSRRK; via the coding sequence ATGGGAAGAAAAATAATCGGAATTGTACTTATATTGTTAGGACTTATATATCTCAATGACAACCTGGGCTTGCTATCAAGATACGGAATATCATTAGATATGTCTAATATATGGCCTCTTTTTATATTGATACCAGGAATCATGATGGAAGTAAGCTACTTAAAGCAAAGAAAAAATCCTGAAATCTTAGTTCCAGGCGGAATACTTACATCAATGGGCATCATTTTTTACTTTGACATCTTCACAAACTGGATTTACTCTGAATACACATGGCCTCTATACATTCTATCTGTTGCAATAGGTCTTTTTCAGCTTTACATCGTAAGCAGGGATTTTGTACTGATGGGCTTAGTCATGGTAATTACCGCTACTGTAATATTAAGCTATACATCAATTTTGTACAACCAATTCTCCATCGTATGGCTAAACCCAAACTTGATAATCTCGATCATGATAATCTTATCGGGCCTTGCTTTAGTCATAAGGAGCCGGAGAAAGTAG
- the argJ gene encoding bifunctional ornithine acetyltransferase/N-acetylglutamate synthase has protein sequence MEDFEVIEGNVTSPKGFLASGVFAGIKKAKKDFAIIYSEKKAKAAAAFTTNKVKAAPVILDMEKIKSGEAQAIVVNSGNANACTGQKGYEDASSMAFMVAEKLNIDKDDVLVCSTGVIGVTLPMEKVAKGIELASQELSKDGGKDAAEAILTTDTFTKEVAVKLNIEGYEAYIGGIAKGSGMISPNMATMLSFITTDADISKKALDKALKETVKRSYNMISVDGDMSTNDTVIMLANGMAGNPTIEEDTHEYEIFYNALLYVNKHLAKQIAKDGEGATKFMEVSVVNAPTEDDAILASKSIVNSNLVKTAIFGEDANWGRIIAALGYSGANFSQDAVDIYLKSNKGIIKVCENGGYVPFNEDKAKEILSEKEISIVVDLNVGKYDALAWGCDLSYDYVKINGSYRT, from the coding sequence ATGGAGGATTTTGAGGTGATTGAGGGAAATGTCACATCGCCTAAAGGATTTTTAGCCTCGGGTGTGTTTGCAGGCATAAAGAAAGCGAAAAAGGATTTTGCCATAATATACTCTGAGAAAAAGGCCAAGGCCGCGGCGGCATTTACTACAAATAAGGTAAAAGCGGCTCCAGTGATTTTAGACATGGAAAAAATAAAAAGCGGTGAAGCGCAGGCAATAGTCGTAAATAGCGGCAATGCCAATGCGTGCACAGGACAAAAGGGATATGAAGATGCTTCATCTATGGCTTTTATGGTGGCAGAGAAATTAAACATAGATAAAGATGATGTGCTTGTCTGCTCAACAGGTGTTATCGGTGTGACACTGCCCATGGAAAAGGTAGCTAAAGGAATAGAGTTGGCTTCTCAGGAACTGTCGAAAGATGGTGGGAAAGATGCTGCAGAAGCGATTCTTACCACAGATACATTTACAAAAGAAGTCGCTGTAAAGTTGAACATAGAAGGCTATGAAGCTTATATAGGCGGCATTGCTAAAGGGTCAGGAATGATTTCTCCAAATATGGCTACTATGTTGTCTTTTATCACTACAGATGCAGATATATCGAAAAAGGCTTTGGATAAGGCGTTGAAAGAGACGGTAAAGAGGTCCTACAACATGATATCAGTCGACGGAGACATGAGCACAAATGATACTGTCATAATGCTGGCCAATGGTATGGCAGGCAATCCTACGATAGAGGAAGATACACATGAGTATGAGATTTTTTACAACGCACTTTTGTACGTAAACAAGCATTTAGCAAAGCAAATAGCAAAAGATGGCGAAGGTGCTACTAAGTTCATGGAAGTAAGTGTAGTCAATGCGCCTACGGAAGATGATGCGATACTTGCTTCTAAATCTATTGTAAATTCAAATTTGGTTAAGACGGCTATATTTGGCGAAGACGCCAACTGGGGGAGAATCATTGCTGCTTTAGGTTATTCAGGAGCTAATTTTTCGCAAGATGCCGTTGATATATATTTGAAAAGCAACAAGGGAATTATAAAAGTTTGCGAAAATGGCGGTTACGTTCCTTTTAACGAAGATAAAGCGAAAGAGATTTTAAGCGAAAAAGAGATTTCGATAGTAGTTGATTTAAATGTCGGAAAATATGATGCTTTAGCGTGGGGCTGCGATTTAAGCTACGATTATGTGAAGATAAATGGGAGCTACAGAACATGA
- the carB gene encoding carbamoyl-phosphate synthase (glutamine-hydrolyzing) large subunit, whose product MLKYEGVNKVLVIGSGPIVIGQAAEFDYSGTQACKSLKEEGLKVILVNNNPATIMTDTEIADVVYIENPEVDVLEAIIEKERPDGILGTIGGQTGLNVVVKLKESGIIDKYNLKVLGTSIESIKTAEDRELFKKKMEEIGEPIAESATVNNVDDAVKFAEKCGYPLIVRPAFTLGGTGGGIANNVDELKVIVDLGLKKSMAHEVLIEKSLYGYKEIEYEVMRDSNDNCITICNMENFDPVGVHTGDSIVVAPSQTLTDYEYQMLRTASLKIIKALKIEGGCNVQFALDPNSHQYYVIEVNPRVSRSSALASKATGYPIAKIAAKIAVGFTLDEIKNPVTGKTTALFEPSLDYVVTKIPRWPFDKFYETDRKIGTQMKATGETMAIDRCFEASLLKAVRSLEIKAYGLTNENIKKLSDEEIIDNIKKPNDMRLFYIAEALRRGVTVNHINELSKIDKWFINKLLDIVKMEKEIFINDLTKEVLWKAKRMGFSDREIANIKGIDEKDVRNLRKSYGILPAYKMVDTCAAEFESVTQYIYSTYGENDEVPIHHDIKKVIVLGSGPIRIGQGVEFDYCSVKALWALKSKGIKSIIINNNPETVSTDFDTGDRLYFEPLTLEDVLNIIEKEKPLGVLVMFGGQTAINLAQGLSDNGVNILGTSFESIDDSEDREKFSKLLKKLNINQPKGGYALSVGDAKDVALTIGFPLLVRPSYVIGGQSMEKVNTLQEIIDYVTNAMKVSPGKPVLIDKYIEGREVEVDAISDGTDVLIPGIMEHIERAGVHSGDSFSMYPARNLSDHEISTIVEYTKKISCALKVKGLINIQFVVKDGVVYVLEVNPRASRTVPVISKATGVPMIDIAVKIALGDTLKSLGYEDVLWPKTAHTIVKAPVFSTEKLTNVEVMLGPEMKSTGEIMGIDLSYEGALYKAMAGANLDIPVSGRVLISIASGSINDAMSTVKKYHDAGYELFGTSGTARHFNSAGISVKHVNIKDAIRLLKEGYFSLVINIPNRGKKVDNDGFILRRTACEYRVPLFTSLDTAKAALQAVQKVKISGLNYLSLNEYHELQSKNLKKSAL is encoded by the coding sequence TTGCTGAAATATGAAGGAGTGAATAAAGTGCTTGTTATAGGCTCAGGGCCTATCGTAATAGGTCAAGCTGCAGAGTTTGACTATTCCGGAACACAAGCATGCAAATCATTGAAAGAAGAAGGATTAAAAGTTATCTTAGTGAATAACAATCCTGCTACAATAATGACAGATACAGAGATCGCCGATGTGGTCTATATAGAAAATCCGGAAGTTGATGTGTTGGAAGCCATCATAGAAAAAGAAAGGCCAGATGGAATATTAGGGACAATCGGTGGACAGACAGGGCTTAATGTAGTCGTAAAGCTTAAAGAAAGCGGAATAATCGATAAATACAATCTAAAGGTATTGGGAACTTCTATTGAATCAATAAAGACTGCTGAAGACAGGGAATTGTTTAAGAAGAAGATGGAAGAAATAGGAGAACCTATAGCAGAAAGCGCAACCGTAAATAATGTAGATGATGCGGTTAAATTTGCAGAAAAGTGCGGCTATCCGCTTATAGTCAGGCCTGCCTTTACATTAGGTGGAACTGGCGGGGGCATAGCAAACAATGTGGATGAACTTAAGGTTATAGTTGATTTGGGTTTGAAGAAAAGCATGGCACATGAAGTGCTGATAGAAAAATCCCTTTACGGTTACAAAGAGATAGAATACGAAGTTATGAGGGACAGCAACGACAATTGCATAACCATATGCAATATGGAAAACTTTGATCCGGTTGGCGTCCACACGGGTGACAGCATTGTTGTTGCGCCGTCACAGACACTGACAGATTACGAGTATCAAATGCTGAGGACTGCCAGTCTTAAAATCATAAAGGCATTGAAGATTGAAGGCGGATGCAATGTCCAGTTTGCGTTGGACCCTAATAGCCATCAGTACTACGTTATAGAGGTAAATCCGAGGGTTAGCCGCTCAAGTGCTTTGGCATCAAAAGCTACAGGTTATCCTATAGCCAAGATAGCTGCTAAAATAGCTGTTGGCTTTACGCTTGATGAGATAAAAAACCCTGTCACGGGAAAGACTACAGCTTTGTTTGAGCCATCGCTTGACTATGTTGTTACAAAGATTCCAAGGTGGCCATTTGATAAATTTTATGAGACAGACAGAAAGATTGGCACACAGATGAAAGCTACAGGAGAGACGATGGCAATAGACAGATGCTTTGAAGCATCACTCCTAAAGGCCGTAAGGTCTTTAGAGATAAAAGCTTATGGACTTACAAATGAAAACATAAAGAAATTAAGCGATGAGGAGATCATCGATAACATTAAAAAGCCAAATGACATGAGGCTATTTTATATAGCTGAGGCACTTCGCCGCGGTGTCACTGTGAATCATATAAATGAACTGTCTAAGATAGATAAGTGGTTTATAAATAAGCTCTTAGATATAGTAAAGATGGAAAAAGAGATATTCATAAACGACCTGACAAAAGAGGTTTTATGGAAGGCAAAGCGAATGGGCTTTTCAGATAGAGAAATTGCCAATATCAAAGGGATAGACGAAAAAGATGTTAGAAATTTGAGGAAAAGTTATGGCATATTACCTGCTTATAAGATGGTTGATACTTGTGCGGCAGAATTTGAATCTGTTACGCAGTATATTTATTCAACGTACGGAGAAAATGATGAAGTACCTATTCATCACGACATAAAGAAAGTCATAGTTTTAGGTTCAGGACCTATTAGAATAGGGCAGGGCGTAGAATTTGATTATTGCTCAGTAAAAGCACTTTGGGCTCTTAAAAGCAAGGGAATCAAATCAATCATAATAAATAACAATCCTGAGACGGTAAGCACAGACTTCGATACAGGCGATAGGCTGTACTTTGAACCATTGACGCTGGAAGATGTATTGAATATCATCGAAAAAGAAAAGCCACTTGGCGTTTTGGTGATGTTTGGAGGCCAAACAGCTATAAACTTAGCACAAGGATTGTCTGACAACGGCGTAAATATATTGGGCACTTCATTTGAAAGCATCGACGACAGTGAAGACAGAGAAAAGTTTTCTAAGCTTCTTAAAAAGCTGAATATAAACCAGCCAAAAGGTGGATATGCGCTATCAGTAGGCGATGCAAAAGATGTAGCGCTGACAATAGGATTTCCTCTCTTAGTAAGACCTTCATACGTAATAGGCGGACAGTCGATGGAAAAAGTAAACACACTTCAAGAGATAATAGATTATGTTACCAATGCTATGAAAGTATCTCCAGGGAAGCCTGTCTTGATCGACAAGTACATTGAAGGAAGAGAAGTTGAAGTAGATGCCATATCCGATGGCACTGATGTCTTGATTCCTGGAATAATGGAGCATATAGAAAGAGCAGGTGTACATTCTGGTGACAGTTTTTCAATGTACCCTGCGAGAAACCTATCTGACCATGAAATATCTACAATTGTAGAGTATACAAAGAAAATATCGTGTGCTTTAAAAGTAAAAGGGCTTATCAATATTCAATTTGTGGTTAAAGATGGCGTCGTCTACGTTTTAGAAGTAAATCCGAGGGCTTCAAGGACAGTTCCTGTAATAAGTAAGGCAACAGGAGTTCCTATGATAGACATAGCCGTAAAAATCGCGTTAGGTGACACATTAAAGAGTTTAGGCTACGAAGATGTTTTATGGCCTAAGACAGCTCATACAATCGTTAAGGCACCTGTATTTTCAACAGAGAAGCTTACTAATGTTGAAGTGATGTTGGGACCTGAGATGAAATCTACTGGAGAAATAATGGGCATAGATCTAAGCTACGAAGGAGCTCTTTACAAGGCTATGGCAGGAGCTAACTTAGATATACCTGTCAGTGGAAGGGTCTTAATTTCTATAGCCAGTGGAAGCATAAACGATGCAATGAGTACGGTAAAGAAGTATCATGATGCGGGATATGAGTTATTTGGCACATCCGGTACAGCCAGACATTTTAATTCTGCTGGAATTAGTGTTAAGCATGTGAATATAAAAGATGCCATAAGGCTATTAAAAGAAGGGTATTTTTCATTAGTCATCAATATACCGAATCGCGGCAAGAAAGTAGACAATGATGGATTTATACTGAGGAGAACTGCATGTGAATACAGGGTTCCGCTGTTTACATCCCTTGATACGGCAAAAGCAGCCCTTCAGGCGGTGCAGAAGGTGAAAATAAGCGGACTTAACTATCTGTCGCTAAATGAGTATCATGAGTTGCAGTCTAAAAATTTAAAGAAATCTGCTTTGTAA
- the argB gene encoding acetylglutamate kinase: MIKRQKYGDEIAKAEILIEALPYIKKFSGATVVIKYGGNAMIDCKIKKMVMQDIVLLKYVGLNPVVVHGGGPDINKMLESLNIESKFINGLRVTDEKTMEVVEMVLTGKINKEIVSMLNEIGGKAIGISGKDGKLLVAEKDTANGDIGFVGKIEEVNIDVIKMMLDKGFIPVIAPCAVGKDGKTYNVNADTAAGRIAEALKAEKFILLTDVEGILSDVNDKSSVISRIDLDAAKELMATEKITGGMIPKLKCCIQAVENGVKRAHIIDGRLTHSLLLEIFTDEGIGTMIGKECFDDDNL, from the coding sequence ATGATAAAGAGACAAAAATACGGCGATGAAATCGCAAAAGCTGAAATATTGATAGAAGCCCTACCTTATATTAAAAAGTTTTCCGGTGCTACTGTCGTGATAAAATACGGCGGCAATGCAATGATAGATTGTAAAATAAAGAAAATGGTAATGCAGGACATAGTTTTGCTAAAGTACGTTGGACTGAATCCAGTCGTCGTACACGGTGGCGGTCCTGACATAAATAAGATGCTTGAAAGCCTCAATATTGAGTCGAAATTTATAAATGGCTTGAGGGTTACAGATGAGAAGACGATGGAAGTAGTTGAGATGGTTCTTACAGGCAAGATAAATAAAGAGATAGTTTCAATGCTAAACGAGATAGGCGGCAAGGCTATAGGTATAAGCGGAAAAGATGGCAAGCTTCTCGTAGCCGAGAAAGATACTGCAAATGGAGACATAGGTTTTGTTGGGAAAATTGAAGAAGTCAATATTGATGTTATAAAGATGATGCTTGACAAGGGATTTATACCGGTTATTGCCCCGTGTGCTGTGGGCAAAGATGGAAAGACTTACAATGTAAATGCTGATACAGCAGCAGGTAGAATAGCTGAAGCTTTAAAAGCTGAGAAATTCATACTTTTGACAGATGTGGAAGGCATACTGTCAGATGTGAATGACAAAAGCAGCGTTATATCGAGAATTGATTTAGATGCGGCTAAAGAGCTTATGGCGACAGAAAAGATTACAGGCGGCATGATACCTAAATTAAAATGCTGCATTCAAGCAGTAGAAAATGGAGTTAAGAGAGCGCACATAATCGATGGAAGATTGACACATTCGCTTCTTTTAGAGATCTTCACTGATGAAGGGATTGGCACTATGATAGGAAAGGAGTGTTTTGACGATGACAATCTCTGA
- the argC gene encoding N-acetyl-gamma-glutamyl-phosphate reductase yields the protein MVRVGILGATGYTGVELIRILSNHEDVQIKYLSSQNFNGKKIEDVYHSLKGYCDVELHELNIDDIVESCDVVFAALPSGYAMNIVEKLCSSGVRLIDLGADFRFDDFKIYKEWYGASSDDYGSVSRVYGLPEIHRQEIKNAMVVGNPGCYPTSAILGLAPALKSGIIENHIIIDSKSGVSGAGHSPKQGNMYAECNESIKPYNVAKHRHMPEIEQELSKLNHEDTKVIFTPHLTPMTRGILSTMYCRLKKDISIESIHEIYREFYKDEYFVKVLDISEYPSTKSVYGSNFCHIGLEIDRHSNTLIVMSVIDNLVKGASGQAVQNMNIMFGIDEAKGLKMVPVFP from the coding sequence ATGGTGAGGGTCGGCATATTAGGAGCTACAGGTTATACAGGCGTAGAACTCATTCGAATCTTATCAAATCACGAAGATGTCCAGATAAAATATTTGTCATCTCAAAACTTCAATGGCAAAAAAATTGAAGATGTGTATCATTCTTTGAAGGGATATTGCGATGTTGAGCTTCATGAGCTAAACATTGACGACATTGTTGAAAGCTGTGATGTGGTATTTGCAGCACTTCCATCTGGATATGCAATGAATATAGTTGAGAAATTATGCAGTAGTGGGGTAAGACTCATTGATCTTGGTGCGGATTTTAGATTTGATGATTTTAAGATTTACAAGGAATGGTATGGGGCAAGTAGCGATGATTACGGAAGCGTAAGCAGAGTTTATGGGCTTCCAGAAATTCACAGGCAGGAGATCAAAAATGCGATGGTTGTGGGAAATCCGGGCTGTTATCCTACATCTGCAATTCTCGGTTTGGCGCCGGCTTTAAAAAGCGGAATAATAGAAAATCATATAATAATAGATTCTAAATCTGGTGTATCTGGTGCAGGCCACAGTCCAAAGCAAGGCAATATGTACGCGGAGTGCAATGAAAGCATAAAACCTTACAATGTAGCAAAACACAGACACATGCCAGAAATAGAGCAAGAGCTTTCAAAGTTAAATCACGAAGATACAAAAGTCATTTTTACACCACATTTGACGCCTATGACAAGAGGAATATTAAGCACTATGTATTGCCGATTGAAAAAAGATATTTCGATAGAAAGCATTCACGAGATTTACCGGGAGTTTTATAAAGATGAATATTTTGTGAAAGTATTGGATATTAGTGAATACCCTTCTACAAAAAGCGTATACGGCTCAAATTTTTGCCATATTGGATTAGAAATTGATAGGCATTCTAATACATTGATAGTCATGTCTGTCATTGATAATTTGGTGAAAGGTGCATCAGGGCAAGCTGTCCAAAATATGAATATAATGTTTGGCATCGATGAAGCTAAAGGATTAAAGATGGTGCCAGTTTTTCCATAA
- the carA gene encoding glutamine-hydrolyzing carbamoyl-phosphate synthase small subunit, translating to MKGYLKLEDGSIFEGNIISKNFQGFGEVVFNTGMTGYQEIITDPSYAGQIVVMTYPLIGNYGINKYDFQSEKPHIRGYVVREYCDSPSNFLSDSSLIDYLDKNGIPVLAGVDTRELTKKLRSNGTMRGIITDDANALVPDIKVDLLKEVSTKKPYHVQGEGPKLAFIDLGTKKNILNMLRNVGFDVYVFPYDVCVEDVMAIEPEAIFFSNGPGDPKDATSAIELAKFFIGKIPVLGICLGHQIIALAMGCNTIKMKFGHRGSNQPVKDLMIGKSFVTSQNHGYAVEESSINSDEIVVTHVNLNDNTVEGIKHKYLPVFSVQYHPEACPGPHDSMYIFDKFMDITCVYRRRSYLAEI from the coding sequence ATGAAAGGGTACTTGAAGTTAGAAGATGGCAGCATTTTTGAAGGCAATATTATAAGCAAGAATTTTCAAGGTTTTGGGGAAGTTGTCTTTAATACAGGCATGACAGGATATCAGGAAATCATCACAGATCCGTCTTATGCTGGGCAGATCGTCGTCATGACATATCCGCTTATTGGAAATTACGGTATCAATAAGTACGACTTTCAATCGGAAAAGCCGCATATTAGAGGGTATGTTGTAAGAGAGTACTGTGATAGTCCCAGCAATTTTCTCTCAGATTCTTCATTGATTGACTATCTCGACAAAAATGGGATACCGGTATTAGCAGGTGTCGATACGAGGGAATTGACTAAAAAATTGAGATCAAATGGGACTATGAGAGGCATCATAACTGACGATGCCAACGCTTTAGTGCCTGATATAAAAGTGGATTTGCTTAAAGAAGTGTCCACGAAAAAGCCGTATCACGTACAAGGAGAAGGGCCGAAATTGGCGTTTATAGATCTTGGCACCAAAAAGAACATTTTGAACATGTTGAGAAACGTAGGATTTGACGTATACGTGTTTCCTTACGATGTTTGCGTAGAAGACGTAATGGCGATTGAGCCTGAAGCCATATTTTTTTCAAATGGTCCGGGAGATCCGAAAGATGCAACTTCTGCCATAGAACTGGCGAAGTTTTTCATAGGTAAGATACCAGTTTTAGGTATATGTTTAGGACATCAGATAATTGCACTTGCTATGGGGTGCAATACCATAAAGATGAAGTTTGGACACAGAGGCTCAAATCAGCCTGTAAAAGACTTGATGATAGGGAAGTCATTTGTAACATCGCAAAACCATGGCTACGCTGTAGAAGAAAGCTCTATAAATAGCGATGAAATAGTGGTCACTCATGTAAACTTAAATGACAATACGGTGGAAGGAATAAAGCATAAGTACCTGCCGGTATTTTCCGTACAATATCATCCAGAAGCGTGTCCTGGCCCACATGATTCAATGTACATTTTTGATAAATTTATGGATATAACTTGTGTTTATAGAAGGAGGTCTTATCTTGCTGAAATATGA
- a CDS encoding acetylornithine transaminase, whose product MTISDDKKYVMNTYGRYPITLVKGSGTKVWDTDGNMYLDFVAGIAVNAFGHCYPPIVDAIKSQAETLIHCSNLYWNENQIELAKIIAENSFGDKVFFANSGAEANEGAIKLARKYASIKYGDKRYKIISAKNSFHGRTFGALTATGQIKYHKGFGPLLEGFKYVNYNDIDDIYSALDDDVCAIMIEIIQGEGGIHEGSLEYLKKVREICDENDILLIVDEVQTGIGRTGKLFAYQHIGIEPDIMTLAKALGGGVPIGAIVAKENVAVFKPGDHASTFGGNPLACAAGIAVMKEVTKEGFLDDVVKKGEYFKEKLNGLKDRYKVIKDVRGKGLMIGCEVDLDDAGEIVLKALEKGLLINCVNHNVLRFVPPLIVTTDELDTAVIILDDVLHEMGF is encoded by the coding sequence ATGACAATCTCTGATGACAAAAAGTACGTGATGAATACTTACGGACGATATCCTATTACATTGGTAAAAGGCAGTGGAACAAAAGTCTGGGATACAGATGGAAATATGTACCTTGATTTTGTAGCAGGCATTGCTGTAAACGCATTTGGGCACTGCTACCCACCAATAGTAGATGCCATCAAAAGTCAAGCGGAAACATTGATACACTGTTCAAATCTTTACTGGAACGAAAATCAGATTGAACTGGCCAAGATCATTGCGGAAAACTCGTTTGGTGACAAGGTGTTTTTCGCCAACAGCGGTGCAGAAGCTAATGAAGGTGCCATAAAGCTTGCAAGAAAATACGCATCGATCAAATACGGTGATAAAAGGTATAAGATTATCAGCGCAAAAAATTCATTTCACGGCAGGACGTTTGGCGCTCTTACAGCAACAGGACAGATAAAATATCACAAAGGCTTTGGACCATTGCTGGAAGGATTTAAGTACGTAAACTACAATGACATTGACGATATTTACAGTGCATTAGATGATGATGTATGCGCAATCATGATAGAGATTATACAAGGGGAAGGCGGCATACATGAGGGCAGCCTTGAATATTTAAAAAAGGTCAGGGAAATATGCGATGAAAATGACATCCTATTGATTGTAGATGAAGTCCAGACAGGTATTGGACGTACTGGAAAACTCTTTGCATATCAGCATATTGGCATAGAACCTGATATTATGACGTTGGCAAAGGCATTAGGCGGTGGTGTGCCAATAGGTGCAATTGTGGCAAAGGAAAATGTGGCAGTATTTAAACCTGGTGATCATGCATCAACGTTTGGAGGAAATCCACTTGCATGTGCTGCTGGAATTGCAGTAATGAAGGAAGTTACAAAGGAAGGTTTTCTTGATGATGTAGTGAAAAAAGGAGAGTATTTTAAGGAAAAACTTAATGGATTAAAAGATAGGTACAAAGTCATAAAAGATGTAAGAGGAAAAGGCCTCATGATAGGATGTGAAGTTGATTTGGATGATGCAGGTGAGATAGTGCTAAAAGCCTTGGAAAAAGGTCTTCTCATAAACTGCGTAAACCATAATGTTTTGAGGTTTGTACCGCCACTTATCGTCACTACTGATGAGCTTGATACTGCGGTGATAATTCTTGATGATGTATTACATGAAATGGGGTTTTAA
- a CDS encoding argininosuccinate synthase — protein MLKGEKVVLAYSGGLDTSVIIPWLKENYECEIIAACIDVGQGSELNSIKEKALLSGASKIYVEDVKDEFVEDYIFPTLKAGAVYEGKYLLGTSFARPLIAKKLVEIAHKEGAKAIVHGATGKGNDQVRFEVSIKALDPSIEIIAPWRIWDFKSREQEIDYAKKKGIPVPVTKEKIYSVDNNLWHISHEGGDLEDPWNEPKNSLYDIVVPPENAPDEPEYVVLEFEKGIPVKVNGKSYASPSKMIEELNLIAGRNGIGIADIVENRLVGIKSRGVYETPAGTVLYAAHKELEYLVLDKETMRFKDLVAQKYADIVYNGLWFSPLRESLDAFVDVTQQNVTGTVRLKLYKGNLINAGSKSPYSLYSEEFATFGEDEVYNQKDAEGFINLFGLPLKIKALMDISRKEDFNEAVGR, from the coding sequence ATGTTAAAAGGAGAAAAAGTGGTTCTGGCGTATTCAGGCGGTTTAGATACGTCTGTCATAATACCATGGCTTAAAGAAAATTACGAATGTGAGATAATAGCTGCGTGTATAGATGTAGGTCAGGGAAGCGAGCTTAACAGCATAAAAGAGAAGGCACTACTAAGCGGTGCCAGCAAGATATACGTTGAAGATGTAAAAGATGAGTTTGTAGAGGATTATATTTTCCCCACATTAAAAGCAGGAGCTGTGTATGAAGGCAAGTATCTGTTAGGCACTTCATTTGCGAGGCCCCTCATTGCTAAAAAGCTTGTGGAGATAGCTCACAAAGAAGGTGCAAAGGCGATAGTGCACGGTGCTACTGGAAAAGGGAATGACCAAGTAAGATTTGAAGTATCAATAAAAGCTCTTGATCCATCAATAGAGATAATAGCGCCATGGAGGATATGGGATTTTAAGTCCAGGGAGCAAGAAATAGATTATGCCAAGAAAAAAGGCATTCCTGTCCCTGTCACAAAGGAAAAGATATACAGCGTTGACAACAATTTATGGCACATAAGCCATGAAGGCGGTGATTTGGAAGATCCGTGGAATGAGCCTAAAAACAGTTTGTACGATATTGTTGTTCCACCGGAGAATGCACCGGATGAGCCGGAGTACGTCGTCTTAGAGTTTGAAAAGGGGATACCTGTAAAAGTAAATGGAAAGTCATACGCGAGTCCTTCGAAGATGATAGAAGAGCTTAATTTGATAGCTGGAAGAAATGGTATAGGCATAGCTGATATTGTAGAAAATAGGCTTGTAGGCATTAAGTCTCGCGGTGTGTATGAGACACCTGCAGGAACGGTTCTTTACGCAGCTCACAAGGAATTGGAGTATTTGGTTTTAGACAAGGAAACCATGAGGTTTAAAGATTTGGTGGCGCAAAAGTATGCAGACATTGTCTACAATGGATTGTGGTTTTCACCACTTAGAGAGTCTTTAGATGCGTTTGTGGATGTGACTCAGCAGAATGTGACTGGTACTGTAAGGCTTAAACTTTACAAAGGAAACTTGATAAATGCAGGTTCAAAGTCGCCGTATTCACTGTACAGTGAAGAATTTGCTACATTTGGTGAAGATGAAGTTTACAATCAAAAGGATGCAGAAGGGTTTATAAACTTATTCGGATTGCCGCTTAAAATAAAAGCGCTTATGGATATAAGCAGAAAGGAAGATTTTAATGAAGCTGTGGGGCGGTAG